The following coding sequences are from one Candidatus Zixiibacteriota bacterium window:
- the icd gene encoding isocitrate dehydrogenase (NADP(+)) produces the protein MAKYKHIVVPSGGKPIEVKNKKLKIPANPIIPVIEGDGIGRDIMKATRRVVDAAVEKAYKGKKRIVWMDVYAGEKANELYGEWMPQETFDAIKKYIVALKGPLTTPVGGGFRSLNVTLRQVLNLYACVRPVKWFKGVGSPVVHPEKLNVVIFRENTEDVYSGIEWQKGSKEAKKVIAWMNKTMKTNIRADSGVGVKPISVTGTKRLVRKAIQHAIDKKRSSVTLVHKGNIMKYTEGAFRDWGYKLATSEFRNKVVTEDELWDKYKGKMPKGKILIKDRIADSIFQQVLTRPDEYEILATPNLNGDYLSDACAAQVGGLGMAPGANIGDYIGLFEATHGTAPKYADKDVINPGSVILSAVMMLDYMGWDKAAQMIEKSIQKTIDKKTVTYDLHRQMKGAKKVGTSEFATQMIKNM, from the coding sequence ATGGCTAAGTACAAGCATATCGTCGTGCCCTCTGGCGGCAAGCCGATTGAAGTCAAAAACAAGAAGCTCAAAATCCCCGCCAATCCGATCATTCCGGTGATCGAGGGGGACGGCATTGGTCGCGACATCATGAAAGCGACCCGTCGCGTGGTCGATGCCGCGGTCGAGAAAGCCTATAAAGGCAAAAAGCGGATCGTCTGGATGGATGTCTACGCCGGTGAAAAGGCCAACGAGCTTTACGGCGAGTGGATGCCGCAAGAGACCTTCGATGCTATCAAGAAATACATCGTCGCTCTCAAGGGTCCGTTAACCACGCCGGTCGGCGGCGGTTTCCGTTCGTTGAATGTGACACTGCGCCAGGTGCTCAACCTGTATGCCTGTGTCCGCCCGGTGAAATGGTTCAAGGGTGTCGGCTCGCCGGTCGTGCATCCGGAAAAGCTGAACGTGGTCATATTTCGTGAGAACACCGAAGATGTCTACTCCGGGATAGAATGGCAGAAGGGTTCCAAAGAGGCCAAGAAGGTCATCGCCTGGATGAACAAAACCATGAAGACCAACATCCGCGCCGATTCGGGCGTCGGAGTCAAGCCGATCTCGGTGACTGGTACCAAACGTCTGGTGCGCAAGGCAATCCAGCACGCCATCGACAAGAAGCGTTCCTCTGTTACTCTGGTGCACAAAGGCAACATCATGAAATACACCGAGGGCGCCTTTCGTGACTGGGGATACAAACTGGCCACCAGTGAATTCAGAAACAAAGTGGTTACCGAGGACGAACTGTGGGACAAGTACAAAGGAAAGATGCCGAAAGGCAAGATCCTCATCAAGGATCGCATCGCCGATTCGATCTTCCAGCAGGTGCTGACCCGCCCCGATGAATACGAGATACTGGCCACGCCGAATCTCAACGGTGATTATCTTTCCGATGCCTGCGCCGCGCAGGTGGGTGGACTGGGTATGGCTCCGGGCGCTAACATAGGTGACTACATCGGTCTTTTCGAGGCCACCCACGGTACCGCGCCGAAATATGCCGACAAGGATGTCATCAACCCCGGGTCGGTGATTCTGTCGGCGGTGATGATGCTCGACTACATGGGTTGGGACAAAGCGGCCCAGATGATCGAGAAGTCTATTCAGAAGACTATCGACAAGAAGACGGTCACCTACGATCTTCATCGTCAGATGAAGGGTGCCAAGAAAGTCGGTACTTCCGAGTTCGCCACCCAGATGATCAAGAACATGTAA
- a CDS encoding lactate racemase domain-containing protein, translating to MILELTYGDGTIPIEIPDGVEVDEFAPVRVAQPVTFDHFSDEFRKSGGVEFVSDNPPLIVVNDAYRNTPTPEILGWLDRIKDDLLDTADFIVATGTHDPPTESQLVSIFGPHLERVRRHLLVHNAVDYDSMTQLGVDSMGGEVWLNNALDNHQRLLLISSVEPHYFAGLSGGRKSLFPGLTDLATIERNHNLANSMLAEPLALEGNPVAEHLEELAGFVDQSRLLGIQAVLDADGAIASLFCGGLNESFGRGRKRAEDIFAHRIEQQYDVVICELRSPLDKNLYQVQKALEHCHAGVRNGGAIILVSACREGIGSEHFMQLAQKWDCTKNEPADGKWRFGSHKLSRVAAHSQRIEVYLHSTLPPQPVRQVFYEPLDFVKKFLFLRSDQRELFRLAVVRDAGNSVLTV from the coding sequence ATGATACTCGAACTCACATACGGCGACGGAACCATCCCCATTGAGATACCCGACGGTGTCGAGGTCGACGAGTTCGCTCCGGTTCGGGTCGCCCAGCCGGTGACCTTCGATCACTTTTCTGATGAGTTCAGGAAATCCGGGGGCGTTGAGTTTGTCTCCGATAATCCACCGCTAATCGTCGTCAACGATGCATACCGCAATACACCTACGCCGGAGATTCTGGGATGGTTGGACCGGATCAAAGATGACCTGCTCGACACGGCCGATTTCATCGTGGCTACAGGGACTCACGATCCGCCGACGGAGTCGCAACTGGTCAGCATCTTCGGACCGCATCTTGAGCGCGTCCGAAGACACTTGCTCGTTCACAACGCCGTTGATTATGACAGCATGACTCAGCTGGGTGTCGACAGCATGGGTGGTGAAGTTTGGCTCAACAACGCTTTGGACAATCATCAGCGCTTGCTTCTGATCAGTTCCGTCGAACCGCACTACTTCGCCGGTCTCTCCGGAGGTCGCAAGTCGTTGTTCCCGGGCCTGACCGACCTGGCCACGATAGAACGTAACCACAACCTGGCCAATTCGATGTTGGCTGAGCCGCTGGCTCTTGAAGGCAACCCGGTGGCAGAGCATCTTGAAGAACTCGCCGGTTTTGTCGACCAATCGCGTTTGTTGGGAATCCAGGCGGTACTGGATGCCGACGGTGCGATTGCATCGTTGTTTTGCGGCGGCTTGAATGAGTCTTTTGGACGTGGTAGGAAGAGGGCCGAGGATATCTTCGCGCATAGAATCGAACAGCAGTACGATGTCGTCATTTGCGAGTTGCGGTCCCCTCTGGACAAGAACCTGTATCAGGTGCAGAAAGCGCTTGAGCATTGTCACGCCGGTGTCCGCAATGGTGGCGCCATTATTCTGGTTTCGGCCTGCCGGGAGGGGATCGGCTCAGAACATTTCATGCAACTGGCCCAAAAATGGGACTGCACCAAGAACGAACCGGCCGATGGGAAATGGCGCTTTGGATCGCACAAGCTTTCACGAGTAGCTGCTCATAGCCAGAGAATCGAAGTTTACCTCCATTCCACGCTGCCCCCGCAACCGGTTCGACAGGTCTTTTACGAACCGCTTGACTTTGTGAAAAAATTCCTATTCTTACGCTCTGACCAGCGAGAGCTGTTTCGCTTGGCTGTCGTTCGCGACGCCGGCAATTCGGTTCTGACGGTCTAG
- a CDS encoding FG-GAP-like repeat-containing protein encodes MRNVVLTLLATVLVATPALLAVDECPGSDDITGPSGSLFGRSVAFIGDIGTDADSVKDGYDDFIVGASYDGSYYGKVYVYSGVDGAAIRNHAGGQSNSRLGFSVSSAGDWDNDGWTDYVGGSYYEGANHDGRVTVWSGANGSSLFTRAGASTERCGYSVAVLGDYDSDGDDEIIVGCPEYDNGTYTNCGRILIFEGGTTQGGGPSAWIEGTSNNQKFGTHVAGVGDVDEDGTPDLSVSSGSGNVIIYSGDDWYDTLLVAPGTKEVAGAGDVNGDGNADFVIGYISNNNAVVFSGYESSYSGQSADTLYTLTVASSYYLGDQVAGGGFIDDDAVPDILVTEVGFSYPFRSTAVHAFSGDDGSLLFSQFGTIGGDSYGDGLAGDGDTDGDGVDNILVGKPSSYHVYLYSCTDGDGDGVFDLEDNCPSDANANQDDEDSDDVGDVCDNCWEIANASQTNSDADSLGDACDNCPNDTNNDQADGDSDDVGTVCDNCPTDANSNQADDDSDGVGDVCDNCWLVSNAGQTNSDADSLGDVCDNCPDDTNNDQADSDEDDIGDDCDVCSESFYQCCEEGWPDRVAGDVNESDDCNVGDATYLVNYVFQSGAAPLPFLLAGDVNADSSVNVGDITYIIAYIFQSGPAPLNGCGGGAPRLDLPGQALSGAPAVGKLTSLFDGVNTIIEVNSAVDLLAVQLEVECDDEADIVGLPADIESFSGHFEGLARIGLLDMEGDQRIASGITSLLTVAGEAQPTSAIGIDENGRTVSLSVEPLQKNANMPDAYSLSQNYPNPFNPITEISFTLPAVSQVTLEIFNVMGQKVATLVDSRLEQGVHRFVWDGSAAASGVYLYRFQADEYSASRKMVLMK; translated from the coding sequence ATGAGGAACGTGGTACTTACATTACTTGCCACAGTACTGGTAGCAACACCTGCGTTGTTGGCAGTAGACGAATGCCCGGGATCAGACGACATCACCGGCCCAAGTGGTAGTCTGTTTGGCCGTAGCGTGGCCTTTATCGGTGACATCGGCACGGATGCCGACAGTGTGAAGGACGGGTATGACGATTTCATCGTGGGAGCATCTTACGACGGCAGCTACTACGGGAAAGTCTATGTGTATTCCGGTGTCGATGGTGCTGCGATTCGAAATCACGCCGGTGGCCAGAGTAATTCCCGTCTTGGTTTCAGCGTGTCCAGTGCCGGAGATTGGGACAACGATGGCTGGACCGATTACGTGGGCGGATCATACTACGAAGGTGCGAACCATGACGGCAGAGTCACGGTCTGGTCGGGAGCCAACGGGAGTTCGTTGTTTACCAGAGCCGGCGCTTCAACTGAGAGGTGCGGTTACAGTGTGGCCGTTCTCGGTGACTACGATAGTGATGGTGACGACGAAATAATCGTCGGCTGTCCGGAGTATGACAATGGAACATACACCAACTGCGGCAGGATTCTCATCTTTGAAGGCGGCACGACGCAAGGTGGTGGTCCGTCTGCCTGGATCGAGGGAACCTCGAACAATCAGAAGTTCGGAACTCACGTTGCCGGTGTCGGTGATGTAGATGAAGACGGCACACCTGACCTTTCGGTATCCAGCGGTTCCGGGAATGTCATTATCTACTCCGGTGACGACTGGTATGATACGCTTCTGGTCGCACCGGGAACCAAAGAGGTGGCCGGGGCCGGTGATGTCAATGGCGACGGCAACGCCGATTTTGTGATCGGGTACATCAGCAACAACAACGCCGTTGTCTTTTCAGGTTACGAGTCAAGCTATTCAGGCCAGTCAGCCGATACATTGTACACCTTGACCGTGGCCAGCAGCTACTATCTCGGCGACCAGGTGGCAGGCGGTGGTTTCATTGATGACGACGCCGTGCCGGATATCCTGGTCACTGAAGTTGGCTTCTCGTATCCCTTCAGAAGCACTGCGGTTCATGCCTTCAGTGGTGACGACGGGTCGTTGCTTTTCAGTCAGTTTGGCACAATCGGCGGGGACAGTTACGGCGATGGACTGGCCGGCGATGGGGATACCGATGGCGACGGTGTGGACAATATCTTAGTCGGTAAACCGTCCAGCTACCATGTCTATCTGTACTCCTGCACCGATGGTGACGGCGACGGCGTGTTCGACCTTGAGGACAATTGTCCGTCGGACGCCAACGCCAATCAGGACGATGAAGACAGCGACGACGTCGGCGATGTCTGCGACAACTGCTGGGAAATCGCCAACGCCAGCCAGACAAACAGCGATGCCGACAGTTTGGGCGATGCCTGCGACAATTGTCCCAATGATACCAACAACGATCAAGCCGACGGCGACAGTGACGATGTCGGCACCGTGTGTGACAACTGTCCCACCGACGCTAACAGTAATCAGGCCGATGATGACAGCGACGGCGTCGGCGACGTCTGCGACAATTGCTGGTTGGTTTCTAACGCCGGCCAGACAAACAGCGATGCCGACAGCTTGGGCGATGTCTGCGACAATTGTCCCGATGACACCAACAACGACCAGGCCGACAGCGACGAAGACGACATAGGCGACGATTGTGACGTTTGCTCCGAGAGTTTCTACCAGTGCTGTGAAGAAGGCTGGCCCGATCGTGTCGCCGGTGATGTCAACGAGAGTGACGACTGCAATGTGGGCGATGCCACATACCTGGTTAACTACGTTTTCCAAAGCGGTGCAGCGCCATTGCCTTTCCTTCTTGCCGGTGATGTTAACGCCGATTCTTCCGTTAATGTCGGCGACATTACCTATATCATAGCCTATATTTTCCAAAGCGGCCCGGCTCCGCTTAACGGCTGCGGTGGTGGCGCTCCCCGACTCGATCTGCCCGGTCAAGCGCTCAGTGGTGCACCTGCCGTTGGCAAACTCACCAGCCTCTTTGACGGTGTCAACACGATAATCGAGGTCAACTCGGCTGTCGATCTGTTGGCGGTTCAGCTCGAAGTGGAGTGTGACGACGAAGCCGACATCGTCGGCCTCCCCGCGGACATAGAGTCGTTTTCCGGTCACTTCGAAGGTCTGGCCCGGATTGGACTGCTGGACATGGAGGGAGACCAACGCATTGCATCAGGCATAACCTCATTACTGACCGTGGCCGGTGAAGCGCAACCGACTTCAGCCATAGGCATTGATGAAAACGGTCGCACGGTTTCTCTCAGTGTCGAACCACTGCAGAAGAACGCGAACATGCCCGATGCCTACAGTCTCTCGCAGAACTATCCGAACCCGTTCAATCCCATAACCGAGATCAGTTTCACTCTTCCGGCGGTTTCGCAAGTCACGCTGGAAATCTTCAACGTTATGGGCCAAAAGGTGGCCACCCTGGTCGACAGCCGCCTTGAACAGGGCGTGCACCGTTTTGTTTGGGACGGCAGCGCAGCCGCCAGCGGTGTGTATCTCTACCGTTTTCAGGCCGACGAGTATTCGGCATCCAGGAAAATGGTACTGATGAAATAG
- the mdh gene encoding malate dehydrogenase: protein MNKKIAVIGAGNVGASCAMYLAEANFADVVLVDIIDGVPQGKGLDLTQAGPVRGYNATVKGTNKFSDIKGADIVIMTAGLPRKPGMSREDLLKTNANIVASVGKNIKKYAPKSFVIVVSNPLDLMTFHMQKATGFPKNRVFGQAGVLDSIRMRAFISMELGVAMTDTQAMVLGGHGDTMVPLPRYTTVAGVPISELISKDRIKAIADRTRTGGGEIVKLLKTGSAFYAPAAASVDMCRAVFNDEKRLLSASAYLTGQYGIKDIYIGVPVVLGAKGVEKIIELKLNKSELTALQGSAKTYKSHLKALGYK, encoded by the coding sequence ATGAATAAAAAGATTGCAGTAATCGGTGCCGGCAACGTGGGCGCCTCGTGTGCCATGTATCTGGCCGAGGCCAATTTTGCCGATGTAGTTTTGGTAGACATTATCGACGGCGTGCCGCAGGGCAAGGGACTCGACCTGACGCAGGCCGGTCCGGTCCGTGGTTACAACGCCACGGTCAAAGGGACCAACAAGTTTTCAGATATCAAAGGTGCCGACATTGTAATCATGACGGCCGGTCTGCCCCGCAAGCCGGGAATGTCACGCGAGGATCTGTTGAAGACCAACGCCAACATCGTCGCATCGGTCGGCAAGAACATCAAAAAGTACGCCCCCAAGAGTTTTGTCATCGTTGTTTCCAACCCGCTTGACTTGATGACCTTCCACATGCAGAAGGCCACCGGCTTCCCGAAAAACCGCGTCTTTGGTCAGGCCGGGGTGCTGGATTCGATCCGTATGCGGGCATTCATCTCGATGGAGTTGGGTGTTGCCATGACCGACACGCAGGCCATGGTGCTGGGCGGGCACGGTGACACAATGGTGCCCCTGCCGCGCTACACCACGGTAGCAGGTGTCCCCATCTCTGAGTTGATCTCCAAAGATCGCATCAAAGCCATCGCCGACCGTACTCGAACCGGTGGCGGCGAGATCGTCAAACTGCTCAAGACCGGCTCTGCATTCTATGCTCCGGCGGCGGCATCGGTCGACATGTGCCGCGCTGTCTTCAATGATGAAAAAAGACTGCTTTCGGCTTCGGCCTATCTCACCGGTCAATATGGTATCAAAGATATCTACATCGGCGTACCGGTCGTTCTTGGCGCCAAGGGTGTGGAGAAGATCATCGAATTGAAATTGAACAAAAGCGAACTCACAGCGCTTCAGGGTTCGGCCAAGACATATAAGAGCCACCTGAAAGCTCTGGGGTACAAGTAA